Sequence from the Marinobacter antarcticus genome:
CAGGGCAACCTTACCGATACAACCAGCATAAAGATTGGCCGACAGCAGGTAGTTTGGGGGGAGACCGATTTCTTCCAGCTGCTGGACGTTGTTCATGGTTATGATTTCCGCTGGCGTTCGTTCCTCGAGCCTGAAAACGAGGAACTGCGTAAACCGTTGAACATGATCAACCTGACACAGCAGTTTTACGATCTTGATGGCAGCCTTCAGGTGCTCTACATCCCGGGAAAACTCAACGACGGTAAAGACCGGGGCAATAATTATGATGTTGAAGGCGGCCGTTGGGCGAACAATCCCAATAAAGGCATAACCTTTGCCTCGGCACCTTTCGGCGCGAATGTGCGCTACAACTATGACCACCCGGATGCTGATATGGACGATGACTCCTTCGGCCTGCGGTGGAGTGGTCTGGCGGGTGACTGGGGTTATTCTCTGGGTTATTTCCACGGGCCTAACCCCAATCCGGTCGCTAATGCCAATCCGGCAACAAATCCGGGTCAGCCGCAGCTTCAGACGGGTCCTTATGAAGGAGTCTATGAGGGCGGCGCCACCGAGGCGGGTGAGTTTATATTCCCCTACATTGATGTATTTGGCGTAACTGCCAACAACTACTTTGCCGGCCCCGACCTGGTGTTCAGTGCCGAGCTGGCCTACATCCCTAACGCACCCTACAACGTGGGTATCCAAAGCATTGCGGAAGGCGCGGGCTGCGGATTCTTCCCTGGTTTCTGTGGCATAGAAGAAAAGAGCCTTTTCCGTTCAATGCTCCGCGTAGACAAGCAGCTTGATCTCCAGAGTGTTCTGGGTACGAGCCGTCCGTCTTTCTTCACCGTCCAACTGTTCAATAACTGGATAACGGATTTTGAAAAAGACGAGCAGCTTGTAAACCTTGCCGGCTTTGGCGGTGAGACCAAAGAGTTCAGCAGTATTCTTACGGCGGTTCTTGCGGCCAACTACGCCAATGACCAGATCAATCCATCTTTGGCACTGGGTTCTGACCTTACCTACGGCGGTGGCTTTGTCATTCCAGCGGTTGAGTTTGCTTACGGTAACCATTTGCGGGTGCGCCTTGAGGCGGACATTTTCTTCCATGAAAAGGATCAGGATCGCCCACTTCAGGGCTTTAACGATACCAACCTGTTCGGATACTTCTCCGGCAACGATCAGCTCGTCGCCCGCTTGACTTATCAGTTCTGAGGATTTGAGGAGAGTAATAATGAAAACAATCACTTCTGTTAAAAGCCTCGCCCTTGCCGTGGGTTTAATGACGAGCTCGGGCTTTCTCTCAGCGGCGGATCTGTCTGCCGGTGACGTCATTAACGCGGGCAACCTTGATCAGCGTCTTTCCGATACCTTTAAGGGTGACGGAATAGACACTTTGTTAACCGATGTTCAGCAGAAACTGATCCGGGACGAAGGGTTGGTCATAACCTTGAAAGACCCGGAGCCCATCCGGTTAGGCGATGATTATCTGGCGGCCACCAAGGAATACTCCGGCGGCGTTAGCTTCAACCCGGATACCCGGATGATGGAGGGCTGGAAAGCCGGTATACCCTTCCCGAATATCACAGAAGACACCGCGAACGCTGCTGAAAAGCTGATCTGGAATCACAACGTTGCTCAGCCAATCAAGAACTACCAGGATTATTCGCGATTCACCTATCTGTTTATAGATGACGATCGTGGCCTCGAGCGAACTCAGGAATGGGTTTTGCTCCGCTATTACATGAAAGGACGCCTGGGCGAGGAGGATACCGTCGAGGGGAATGACGACGTTCTCTGGAAGCAATTGCTTTACGCCACCTATCCGGCGGATATTCGCGGGCTGGGTCTTTACACGGTTCGTTATGACAGCCCAAAGCTCGATGACAGCTGGGCGTACATCAAATCGGTACGTCGTACCCGTCGCTTATCCGGGGGAACCTGGATGGACCCTATTGGTGGAACCGATCAGCTCAACGATGATATCGAGATTTTCAACGCCCACCCAACCTGGTACCCCGAGTACAAACTGCTGGGTAAACGCAAAATTCTGGTCGTAGCAAACAACACCACTACGCCCTGGGATTTTGATGCCAGTGGCAACGCAAGATTCCCCGTTGTTGATCTGGATAACGCACCCTATTGGAACCCGAAAGAAGAATGGGAGCCCCGTGAGGTATGGGTAATCGAAGCTATTGCACCGCCCGAGCATCCTTACAGCAAAAAAGTGATGTATATGGACACCGAGTTTCCGCGGTTTTACATGGCGGATGTCTATGATCGCAAGGGTGAGTTCTGGAAGTGGATGAACTACAGCCTTCGCACCATCGATACAGAAGATGGCGATCGCGGCATCGTTTCAATGGCGGGCTTTACCATCGACTATCAACGCCGCCACGCCACTATCTTTCTGAACCCGATACCGAAATTCAACACGCCGGGTGTTGACGGTAACTCCATAAGTTTGCGCCAGCTTGAACAGGCAGCGGTTCGCTGAACTGGCACAAACCCTATTGCAGAGTCAGGAGAGAAGTATGAGCTTTCGACTTGGGGCTGATGTCGGTGGAACCTTCACGGACCTGCTCCTCATCAACGACGACACGGGTGCGACCTATACGGCCAAGGTACCCTCCACCCCCTCGGATTCGTCCGTGGGGGTCCTGAACGGCATTGAAAAGATCTGCCGGACATCTGGCATTGACCCGAAGCAGATTCGCTCGGTTATGCACGGAACCACGGTGGCAACCAATGCCATTCTCACGCAACGAGGTGCCAAGGTTGGTCTTGTCACGACTCGCGGTTACAGGCAGGTGCTGCACATTGCACGCTCGTTTGTACCGGGTGGCCTGGGCGGCTGGGTGACGTTCAAAAAACAGCCCCTGCTTGCGTCGCTGGAGCATACGGTAGAAGCCATAGAGCGGCTGGGCGCAGGGGGCGAGGTTGTGACGCCCCTGGACGAGGCTGATATCCGCAAACAGCTCCAATTTCTGAAGGATGCAGGCATTGAGGCGTTGACCGTATCGCTCATCAATGCCTATGTCAGTGGGGTTCACGAAGAGCGGATTGGCGAGATCGCGGCTGAGGTAATGCCGGGAATACCTGTTTCCCTGTCGTCTCGGGTTGTGCCTGAAATGCAGGAGTATGAGCGCACAGAAACGACCGTGGTGAACAGCTTTGTTCGCCCGGAAGTTTCCAACTACCTGAACCATCTTGAAACCGAGATTCGTGCGCGGTTGGCCGATGATGTTGAGCTTTCAATATTGCGCTCGGACGGCGGTCTCGCCGCGTGTGAGTCGGCGTCTTATACACCAGTGAACCTGCTGCTTTCCGGCCCTGCCGGCGGTGTGGCCGGTGCAATCTGGTTCTGCTCTCGCGGAGGGTTCGATAAGGTTTTAACTTTTGACGTGGGCGGCACATCCACGGACGTGGCTCTGATAGAGCACAACAGCGCGCGGCTAAGACGTGAAACCCGGGTGGGTGAT
This genomic interval carries:
- a CDS encoding DUF1302 family protein, with amino-acid sequence MKSDNKNRHLGGWPLKRGLLAAGVMAATVGTPQAVFADEGDWLTRDWEVSGYLRQYLSWNLENPTLIGPDGQQRDDYRYDLSMARSVAKLDLYRDFGNWRMKMTGRISRESPTDYGKDLQDVMDEWAGTGGASGSAVNLRDDVYDDEELREFWVQGNLTDTTSIKIGRQQVVWGETDFFQLLDVVHGYDFRWRSFLEPENEELRKPLNMINLTQQFYDLDGSLQVLYIPGKLNDGKDRGNNYDVEGGRWANNPNKGITFASAPFGANVRYNYDHPDADMDDDSFGLRWSGLAGDWGYSLGYFHGPNPNPVANANPATNPGQPQLQTGPYEGVYEGGATEAGEFIFPYIDVFGVTANNYFAGPDLVFSAELAYIPNAPYNVGIQSIAEGAGCGFFPGFCGIEEKSLFRSMLRVDKQLDLQSVLGTSRPSFFTVQLFNNWITDFEKDEQLVNLAGFGGETKEFSSILTAVLAANYANDQINPSLALGSDLTYGGGFVIPAVEFAYGNHLRVRLEADIFFHEKDQDRPLQGFNDTNLFGYFSGNDQLVARLTYQF
- a CDS encoding DUF1329 domain-containing protein — protein: MKTITSVKSLALAVGLMTSSGFLSAADLSAGDVINAGNLDQRLSDTFKGDGIDTLLTDVQQKLIRDEGLVITLKDPEPIRLGDDYLAATKEYSGGVSFNPDTRMMEGWKAGIPFPNITEDTANAAEKLIWNHNVAQPIKNYQDYSRFTYLFIDDDRGLERTQEWVLLRYYMKGRLGEEDTVEGNDDVLWKQLLYATYPADIRGLGLYTVRYDSPKLDDSWAYIKSVRRTRRLSGGTWMDPIGGTDQLNDDIEIFNAHPTWYPEYKLLGKRKILVVANNTTTPWDFDASGNARFPVVDLDNAPYWNPKEEWEPREVWVIEAIAPPEHPYSKKVMYMDTEFPRFYMADVYDRKGEFWKWMNYSLRTIDTEDGDRGIVSMAGFTIDYQRRHATIFLNPIPKFNTPGVDGNSISLRQLEQAAVR